A stretch of DNA from Nitrosopumilus zosterae:
ATCAAAGATAATTGATGATAAAAATTATAGAGATGTTTGTGATTGGGCCATAATAAAACTGAAAAAAGGAGAATTGGTGGGTTTAATAATTAAGAGGGATTTTCTTGATTAGAAAAGAAGCTGTACGACTTATTGCTAAAGAAATTGGTGATCAACCAATAATTTCATCAAATGGTTTTATGAGTAGGGATGTATTTGAGACAAATGAAAAAGAGAATAATTTTTACATGATTGGTTCAATGGGTTTAGCTTCGTCAATAGGATTGGGAATTGCATTAAAAAAACCCAAGCAAAAAATTCATGTTTTCGATGGAGATGGAAATATTTTAATGAATTTAGGTTCTTTAGTGACAATAGGATCATTAAAACCAAAAAATTTAGTTCATTTTATTTTTGATAATAAATCACATGAATCTACTGGAGGTCAGCCAACTAGTTCTGATAAAATAGAATTAAAAAAAATTGCCCAGGCTGCAAAATTTAAAACATTTGAAATTATTAATAAAAAACAAATAAAAAAAATAATGTCTAAAGTTAAGAAAGAATCAGGACCAATATTTGTCATTGTTAGAATTGACAAAGGAGGAGAAAAAAGTATCAGAGTAGGTATTGCACCTCCAAACATTAAAAATAGATTTATGAAGTCATTAAAATAAAAATGAATGCAATTATAATAGCTGCAGGTTCGGGTAAGAGAATAAGTAATGAGGTAAAAGATATTCCAAAATCAATGGTAAAAGTTAATGAAAAATCAATTATAGAACATCAAATATCAGTGCTGAAACAAGCAGAAATTGATGAAATTTATGTGATTACTGGTCCTCATAGTGAAAAATTTGATTTAAATCATGTAAAGTACATTAAAGATCAGAACTATACCGAACATGATATTTTAGGAAGTTTAATGGAAGCAAAGAATTTCTTAAAAAATGATATACTGGTGTTATATTCAGATATAATTTTTGATTTACCAATTATTCAACAAATGTTAGATTCAAAAGATGATATTTCAATTGCAATTGATATGAATTGGGAAAAAATGTATGAAGGAAGAACATTACATCCTAAATCAGAAGCAGAAAATGTAGAACTTAATTATGCAAAAAAAATTATCAAAATTCAAAAAAACATACAAAATAATAATAATTGCATAGGTGAATTTTTAGGAATTGTTAAATTTTCGCCAACTGGATCAAAACTTTTTGTAAAAAAATATGAAGAATTAGCCAAAACACATATTGGAAACTTTCAGCAAGCAGATTCCATTTCAAAGGCATATCTAACAGATATGATTCAAGAATTAATTGACTCAAATATTCACGTGGAACCAATATTCATTTCTGGAAAATGGTGTGAAATAGATACCATACAAGATCTAAGAAATGCTGAAAAAATTTTTAAAAATTAATCTTTTGTTTTAATTATTTTTTCTAATTCATTCCAAAGAATTTCTTCAATATCATTTTCCTCTCCAATCAAATTATTGTTTTCGTCAGGATCATGTTCAAGATCATAGAGTTCCTTTGTTCCATCAAATTCATTAAAAATTAACTTCCACTTTGAATTTCGGATAGATTTTACGTTTGGCTCTTTAGGAGGAGCTTTTTCATGCAATGGATTGCCTGTTTCTGAAAAAGCATAAAGTTCAGGATATGAGGCTCCATTAATCAATGGAAGAAGAGAAACTCCATCTAATTTACTATACTGATCATCCAAAGGAATTTCTAAATAATCTAAAATTGTGGGCATAAAATCAATTGTTCGTATTTGTTGATTGATTTCTTTAGAATTATAATTAGGAATTAAAAAATAAGTAAATGTTTTCAACGTATAATCATAACAAAATGCACCATATGCTCTCTCACCGACTTTTTCACCAATACTAATTCCATGATCTGACATTACCAAAATAATGGAATTGTGATCAAGATCTAGTAGAAAAATTTTTTCTAGAATTTCATTTAGGTATATTTGAGCATCATTAAATAAAGAATCATATCGAAAATTATTTTTTTCTTTATTCAAAAAAAAGTCCTCACTGAAATTATCATATATTTTTAAAACTTCATTCATTATCCCAGTATGGATTTTACTATAATGTAAATAAAGAAAAAAATTCTCACAATTAGAATTAGAGGTTATCTCATCTAGCAAATTCTTATGTCGTTCAATTAAATTGTCATTTAACTCATCGTGTATCACATAGTTATCAAAACCTTGTTTTGGAACAACTAATTGGTTAATTACGTCTGCATGAGTATAGTATTTTTCATCTTTCAGATATTCTGTCAATGTTTTAAATTTATTTTTTTTAAATTTGTAAGTTGACCAATAGCTGTTAGTACCAGTTCTTGAACCATAACTTCCACTAAAAACTGCATGCATTGCAGCTATTGTATGAGGTCCATAAGTGATTGAATTTTTGAAAAAAATTGATTTTGATTGTAAGTTTTGAAAAACAGTAGAATTTTGTGCTTTATCCAGTCTTCCACCATCAATCATTATTATGATAACATTTTTTCGATTCATGATTAAAAAAGTGATAATTAGTTTTTGCCTTGTGGATCAAACCATTGCATTGTTTCTGAAATTGCTCTTTGTGCATTTTTTTTTCCAACAATAGACAATTCTCTTTGAGAATCTCCTGCTATTTTACCTCCGATCCTTAAAATCAATAATTTTCCATTACCCCTAAAATTATGACTAATGAATGGTTTTCCATAGATAGAATCACCTGGATTGATTCTTTCAGAATAATTTTTTTCGCCATATTTCCAGTTTACAGTGATAGTTGTATCTCCAACATTGTACACATATTGATGTAGACCAGATTGTAAATCATATTCAGAATTTTCAGAATTTCTTATAATAACTTCAAATGCTTTAGAAAAAGGTAATGCAGATGTACCTGCCAATTCAATAAATTCGTATGCTTTTGAATTTTCAGGGTAGAGCCATTTCCTACATTTATCATGATACTTCACAATTACTTTGTTTTCAGTCTTATCATTAGGAAGTAAATCTCGAATATTGATAGTTAGTGCATTAGCAATTTTTTGAAGATCAGACATCTGAGGAAATTCTAGTTTATTTTCAAAATTTTTTATCTTATCAACATCTAAGCCAGTTCGTTTAGATAATTCTTCAATGGAAATATTAGAAATTTCCCTATGAAATTTGAGTAATGAGCTACTTGCTGATTCTTTTGTAGAGAAATCAAGTGCAAATTTTGAACCTAATTCAACTGATAATCCAGACAACTCTTGTTGAACATCACCAGTAAGTTTTCCACCATAAGTTAGAGCAAGAATCAAACCATTTTCTTTACATCCTTTTCGTGAAGTAAATGTATGAGGCGTAAAAGGAGTAATATACATAGAATCACCAGTGTTCATTATCGCAACTTTTTTGTTTCCAGATTCATCTTTATAGTAAAAATTCACATCACCAATAAAGTAAGTAAATTGATGCATAAAATGGCCATTATTCCATTGAACATCAAGATTAGTAGGTTCATTATCATCAACATAACATAATTCAAGTATCCATTCCGGTCTAAATGGTGCTACAGTACTCATAGCAGTATCTCGGTATTCATAGTATGGTCTTCCAGCTCTGTTCATAATTCGACTAGATTTTTGAGATTCATCAGCACGCATGATTTTAATTCCCAATGGGCAATCATCTTGAACAATGTAAAAATCCCTAGCATTAATTGGCCAAATTTCTATTGCTTTATTGATTAATTCTGGAGTAAGTGGTTTTGTTCCTTCTATTATTGCTTGAATTTCTTCTAGCGTAACATTCAATTCATTTGCAGCATCTTCAGGTCTTCTTTTAATATCATTTAAAATTCCAAGGAAATTTTTTCCTGATTTAATTTGATGTAAATTAATAATACTTTCTTCTTTCTGCATAAAATTTACTACTAATTCTGATAAATAGTCTTTTCGTATTTTTTGAGTTAATTTACAAATTTTTACTTAATTATCCAGAATTAAATGATTAATCAAAGTAATAAACAAGATAATAAAAGACGAGTCATTGAAATTAATCAGAAATTTTGGTTCTATGGTGGCCGGAGATACCATTTCTGGATCTATTGGAAGTGTTTTTTGGTTATTTTTAGCCACATTGTTAACTGTTAGTGATTATGGTCAGATTCAATTTTTGATAAGTATTGCAGCTTTAGCAGCTGGTTTCTCAATGATAGCCAATAGTAATACAATAACAGTTTTTGAAGTGAAAAAGAAAGATTTGACAGGAATTTTATTTTTAATATCATTAGGAATTGGTGGAATTGTATCTTTAGTTTTAGTTATAATTTATTCTAGAATAGACATCATTTTCCTTACATTTGGAATCATAGTAGGTGAAATGGTAATTGGGTATTTTTTGGGGAAAAAATTATTTTATAAGTATGCAACATTTTTAATTTTACAAAAAATCTTAATGATATCTCTTGCATTAGGATTATATTTTTTCATGGGTTTAGATGGAATAATTTATGGAATCAGTTTATCATATATTCCTTTAGTAATAATTGTTTTAAAAAACATCAAAGAATCTGAATTTGATTTCAAATTACTTAAAAAAAATTCAGGTTTCATAATTAATAATTATGGAACAAGACTTGTAGTTTATTCAAAAAGAAATTTGGATAAAATAATTATTGCACCAATTTTAGGATTTCAAGTATTAGGGGAATTTGCTTTAGGATTTCAAGTCTATCTTGTAATGATGTTATTTTCAAGCATATCTTTCAAATTTTTGCTTTTAAAAGATTCAGAAGGATATAATTCAAAAAAATTCAAGATGTTTGTTTTTACAATTTCAGTATTAATTTCTATTCTAGGTGTTTTTATAGCACCAATTGTGATACCAACTTTATTCCCAAATTTTATTGATTCAGTTGAAATCATTCAGATTCTTAGTTTAGCTGTAATTCCAAATACAATAGTATTATTTTATTCTTCAAGTTTCCTAGGAAATGAAAATAGTAGAGTTGTATTAACAGGTGTTATTATGAGCACAGTAGTGTATTTGTCATTAATAGTGTTTTTAAGTCAAACTTTAGGATTGCAAGGAATAGGGATAAGTTTTGTATTGAGTTCCATCATTTACGCAATATTTCTATCAATCATTCATAAAAAAACCAAAAATCTAAAAATATAAAAAATATTTTACATATAACCCATTTTTTTTAATTCTTCTTCTATTGCACCTTCGTCGTCTTTAGAAATCTCATATTTAATAGGAATTGAATTTTTTTTCATGTTCACAATAATTTCTTCCATGGAAATTACTACTGATTGATTTTTCTCAGCAATGTTATTTTCTTCATTTGGATCATTTTCTAGATCATAAAGAGTAACATTTTTTGTAGAATCATTTCTAGACCGCCAGTATTTGTATTTTGGAGTTCGTAATCCTATAATGTTTCCATGTAAAGTAGGATTTTTCGCATTTTTGAAATTTCTAGCACCTGTTTCAATATACGTATAAGAATCCTTTTGAGACGGATTAGAAATTAAAGGGACTAGGCTTTGACCATCAATATTTTTTATATTGGAAGAAATTTCCACCAAATCAACAATTGTTGGAAAAATATCAACTTGTTTAACTTGGTTTGTAATTATTTTTGGATAATTTATTCCAAAACCGGTAAAAATCAAAGGTATTCTAATTAACTCATCAAAAAGATGGTTTTGGCCTCTTCCTTCTAATGCAATAAGTTCCCTATCAGAAAGTTCTTTTGAAAGTTTGGCAGACTTATATTTTCTTTTTAGAGATTGATATGCTACAAACAATCTTAAACCTAGAGGCTCCAATATAGGTAATTTTTGTTTGCCTTTTTTCAATAAAATATTTACTTTAGGAATTTTTCCCCAATCATCTACAACTGGAATATGATCACCATGATCTGCACTAATAATCAATAAAGTTTTTTTTAAATCAATTTTTTCGAAAAACTTTCCTATCCAAGAATCAATTGCCGAAATCATTCTATCATAAGGAGTTTTTCCAAATTTTTCAGAATCAAATTCTTTTGGAACGTAAAAAGGTGCATGTAAATCCATTAAATGAATATAATAAAACCAGGGTTCAGTAAGATTTTTTTCTAATCGTTTAACAATTTGTTCACCTATTCCACCTACAAGTTGAAGCCATGATTCTCGTTTATCATAAACATATGCATCAGTTTCTGTCATATTTGCTGTCATTTTAAGAAAAAATGAAGAGTCAGGTATTGTTGCATATATTTTATATCCATTGTCTTTTAAAATTTGAAAATATGTTTGTGTGTTATTATCATAACTAAAGTGTGTAATTCCTGTTTTGAAAGGATATTTAGCTGTGACTAAACTACCGATGCTTAATCCCGTAGTATCAGATGTACTAATAGCTTGAGTGAAACAAAGTCCATTTTTGATCAGATTATCAATATTTGGTGTTAAAGAGCTCTTATTTTTTCCATAAATTTTATCTGCTCGTAAAGAATCAATTGTCAATAGTAAGATATTTGGTTTCATAATTCTCACTTTTTATCTAGTATATTGAAGAGAAATCATGTAGGTATATTAAAGAATTTAAAAAAACAATAATGCATAGATAAAATTATCCGTTAAGATATTAAAATCAATGGTGTAAAATTAAGGGTTATATTTATTAAAAATATCAATAATCTGATTGATTAAATTAGAAGATTTGAGAAAAATCGATGTAAAAGGCATGTATAAAATTTATGATGAATGGCCTAAAATTGCAAGAGAAAGTTATTTTTCAAATTTATCAGAAATAAATTTTGAAAGATGTTCACATATTGTTTTTGCAGGAATGGGAGGCTCTGGGGCAATAGGAGACATATTTTCTGCGATTTTATCTAAAACAAATACTCATGTAACAGTTGTTAAAGGATACCATCTACCTAGAACTGTAGATTCAAAATCAGTTGTAGTTATCACAAGTATTTCAGGAAATACTGTTGAAACTTTAGCAATGTTAGATGATGCCAGAAGAATTGGCTCAAAGATTATTGCATTTTCAGACGGTGGAAGAATCTATGAAATTTGTTTGAAAAATAATATTGAACATAGAAACGTTTCAAAATATCATTCTCCAAGAGCATCTTTTACATCTTTTCTATATTCAATGTTGAGAGTTTTAAAACCTATCATCCCAATAGAGGAATCAGATATTTTAGAATCAATAGAAAATTTAGAAAAAATTTCAAAAACAATAAATTCTGAAAATATATCTATGAGTAATCCTGCCATACAAATTTCTGAATGGATTAATAATTCTCCAATAATATATTTCCCATTGGGTTTACAACCTGTTGCAATTAGATATAAAAATTCTCTTCAGGAAAATTCTAAAATGCATGCAATGATAGAAGATATTATTGAATCTTCTCACAATGGAATTGTAGGATGGGGGACTAAAAATAATTTTCAGCCAATATTGCTTAGAGGTCAAGATGACTATACTACTACCAAAGAAAGATGGGAGATTTTAAAAGAATTTTTTGAATCTCAAAATATTGAATATAAAGAAGTTATAAGTGAGAATGGAAATATCTTGACAAAAATCATTTGTCTAATTTATTTGCTTGATTATTCAAGTATATTTCTTGCAGTCAAACTTGGGGTAGATCCCACTCCAGTAGTTCCAATAAATTTTGTGAAAGAAAGATTACACTAAATATAATTAATAATAAAATTATTGATAACATATATGAAATATAATCATAATCAAAAAATATGAGAATTTTAGTAACAGGGGGAGCTGGATTTATTGGTAAACATTTAGTGAATTATCTTTTAAAAAAAGGAAACAAAGTAACCATTTTTGATAATTTTTCTAATTCAAATAAAAAATCAATTGAAATACTTCAAAATGAAGATGTAAAAATTATTGAGGGAGATATTAGAGAAATTGAAGACATTTTAAATGCAGCAAAAGATCAAAATATCATAATCCATCTTGCGGCAAAAATTTCTGTTGAAGAATCAATCATGAATCCTTTTGAGACATTTAATGTTAATGTAGATGGAACTAAAAACGTTCTTGAAGCTTGCAAAAAAAACAAGATAAGTAAATTGATTGTAGCATCATCTGCTGCAGTTTATGGTGATAGTTTATCAGATATTAAATTGACAGAGAATGCAAAAATTAATCCTGTTTCACCTTATGGAGAAAGTAAAGCTAGAATGGAGAAAGAAATAATAAAATTCTTGACAAAAAATGAAAATATTGATTGTATCATCTTAAGATTTTTTAATATTTTTGGGATTGGGCAAACATCAGAATATGCTGGAGTAATTACAAAATTTCTGGAAAGAATAAAACAAAATCAGGCATTACAAGTATTTGGAGATGGAACACAGACAAGAGATTTTGTTTCAGTTAATGATGTGGTGAGTTCAATTTATGATGCAATTATTTTTGGAAAATCAGGGACATATAATATTGCAAGTGGGAAAACAATCACTATTAACGAATTAGCAAAATTAATGATTTCATGGTCTAGAAAAAACCTTGAAATTCAGTATTTGCCTCAAAAAAAAGGAGATATAAAATTTAGTCAGGCAGGCATAGGTTTAGCAAAAAAAGAAATTAAATATTCTCCAAAATTTGGATTGGAAGAAATTAAGAAATTTTTATGAAAAGAAAATGAATCTTTTAAACAAATATTTGTTTAAAACAGATATTTAATATCGTAATGAGATAAAAAAACATAATTGATTTGTTGCATAATTCAGGCACGCATGGGATCATCAAGATTACCGGGAAAAGTAATGCGAAAAATAGACAATAATTTCACAGTTATTGATTATGTAATTCGACAATTAAAATCATCTAAAAAAATTGATAAAATTTTAATCGCTACCACTAACTTGAAAGAAGATGATGTAATTTGTGATCATTTATTTTCTCAAAATGTTGAATATTTTAGAGGTTCATCAGATGATGTATTAGATAGATATTTTCAATGTGCAAAAAAAAAATCTGCCGATATTATTGTAAGAATTACTGCAGATAATCCTCTAATCGATCCAAATATTGTGGATTCAGTAATTTCCGATTATGAAAATAATGATTGTGATTATGCATCAAATACATTATTAAGAACATTCCCTTATGGAACAGAAGTAGAAGTTTTTTCATTTAAAACCCTTCAAATGGCTTGGAAAAAAGCAAAAAAACCTTCTGAAAGAGAACACGTTACACCGTTTATTTATGAACCTCAAAATAACTTTAATCTTAAAAATACAAAACACTTACACAATTTATCACATTTAAGATATACAGTTGATAGAATTGAAGATCTTATATTAGTAAAAAAAATTATTAAAAATGTTCACGACAGACCAATTTTGCTAAAAGATATTCTACAATTGTATAAAACTAATCCGAATATATTCAAAATTAATGAAAAGGTTAAACATGATGGTTATATAACATCTTTAAAAAAAGATGAACAGCATCTTAAAAGACAAAAATAAAAGAAAAAAAGATATGCAAAAAATAAAGCTATTTGATCCGCATGTAAGCAACTCAGAAGAAATTGCAGTGAACAAAGTTTTGAAAAGTCATTTTTGGGCTTCGGGTTCAGGTGTAGGCTTAGTAAAAAAATTTGAAGAGGAATTTTCAAAATATATCGATACAAAAGATTGTGTTGCCGTAAATAGTGGAACTGCAGCTTTGAATCTCGCATTATCCATATTTGATGTAAAAAACAAAGAAGTCATTCTTCCGTCATTATCATTTGTATCTACTGCAAATGCAGTAATTGAAAATGGAGGCATTCCCAAATTTGCAGATATAGATGAAAAAACATTATGTATAGACACAGAAAAAATCTCCAAATTAATCTCTAAAAAAACTAGATTGATTTTACCTGTGCACTTTGCAGGGTTAGCAGTAAATCTAAATGATATTTCTAGTATATGTAAAAAATACGGATTGGACAGTGTAGAAGATGCGGCTCATGCTTCTGGAACAAAATATAAAAACAAGAAAATTGGAAGTCATGGAGATTTAGTTTGTTTTAGTTTTCATCCAGTAAAAAATTTGGCAATGCCAACTGGTGGGTTAATTGCAATCAATAGAAACAATCACAAAAAAATATCAAAAATTCTTAAAGAAAAAAGATGGTGTGGTATTAGTAATAGAAAAAACACAGATTATGATGTTAAAGAGATTGGTTGGAATTATTATATGAATGAGTTTTCTGCAGCCATCGGGTTAGAGCAATTAAAAAAACTTGACAGAATGAATGATTTCCGAAGAAAAGTTGCTAAAAAATATTCAGATGAAATAGAATTAGAACACAAAATGCCTTTTGATAATAATTGTTCATATCATTTCTATTGGATTAGAGTAAAAAATAGAGAAAAATTTAGAAAAAAATTATTTGAAAAAGGAATTGAAACAGGGATCCATTACAAACCAATTCATACTTTTAGCTTTTACAAATCTAAAATTAAACTACCCGTTACTGAAAAAATTAGCAATGAAATTGTTTCTTTGCCCACCCATCCTAATTTAACTGGTAAAGATGTTGAAAAAATAATCAATACAGTAAATAAATCATATTAGAATTTTGCTTTTTCTAGAATTCTAATATGAGAAACTAATTCGGAGAGTTGTTTTGTATCAATTGATGTCGAAGCATCAGGACCTTTAGAATTTGAAAGTTTTGTATGTTTTTCAATAAGAATTTGTTTTGTATTTTGTTGTTTTTTTAAAATTGTAAATAAGATTGGTGCAGTTATTCCCTCAGTATGATCAGAAAATCCGTCAAATTTTGTAGCTTGATTCCAATTTATTTTATTAAATTCTAATGGATATTCTGAGATACAATAGCAAAAAAGAGTCTTGTTTTTAGAAAATATTTTGTCAATTTTTTTTTTATTTCCACCCATACCCATGCTTATGATAATAGGTTTTTTAGTAATGGCTTTAGATTTTAAGGTCTCTAAAGAATATGGATCTTTAAAGAGGCAAGTTCTTGATGCTACCTTATATCGTTTAACATTTAATGATTCTAAAAATTCTACTCCTTCTGGATAAAAAACACTACACATAAACTCGATTCCAATATCATCAGAAATTTTTTTAATTTTATCTGCTTTTTTGAACGTTAATTCTGATTTTTTAATTACATTCCAATTTGGATGATCTTCAGAATAAAGATCTTTTGCTCTCCACATTTGAAATTTGACAGCATCTGCACCAGCTTTTTTACATTCTAAAATAATTTTTTTAGCTATACTAATGCTCCCTTCCCAATTAGATCCAATTTCTGCAGCAATAGTTGTTTTCAATAAACACCATCATTAAGAGAAAGATTTAACTTTTTAAAATTTTAAGTAAATGATAATTTGGAGAACCATCTTAATAATTCAATTAAATTGCGTACAGTAAAAAAATCAGATTGCCTTTTTCTTTATGAGTTATTGAAAGAAAGAGATCCTAAGTATAATATTTCACATAAAAAAATGCCTAACTATTCCCAACATGAGAAATTTGTACTTTCAAAACCATATGATAAATGGTACATTATTTTAAAATCATCTAAAGAAATAGGCTCAATTTACCTAACTAAAGAAAATGAAATTGGAATATTTATTAAAAAAAATATGCAAAAAAAAGGTATTGGATTTAATGTGTTAAAAACATTGATGGAAAAAAACCCTCGAAAAAGATATTTGGCAAATATTAATCCTATGAATAAAAAGTCAATTAGATTTTTTAAAAATAATGGTTTTAAATTAATTCAATACACATTTGAATTGGAAATTAAGTAATAATTATTTATTAAATAAATATTAGAAATACACATTATATCAATCCGGATTTGGTTAACATTTCTTGTAGTTCAGATTTTGAAATTCTATCAGAAATATCTGATGAATAGTTCTTGAGATTTTCAAGTTTTGTTATACCTTTATGAATTTCATCAGTTGATTTTCCATGAAACAGAGAATAC
This window harbors:
- a CDS encoding N-acetylneuraminate synthase family protein, producing MKTTIAAEIGSNWEGSISIAKKIILECKKAGADAVKFQMWRAKDLYSEDHPNWNVIKKSELTFKKADKIKKISDDIGIEFMCSVFYPEGVEFLESLNVKRYKVASRTCLFKDPYSLETLKSKAITKKPIIISMGMGGNKKKIDKIFSKNKTLFCYCISEYPLEFNKINWNQATKFDGFSDHTEGITAPILFTILKKQQNTKQILIEKHTKLSNSKGPDASTSIDTKQLSELVSHIRILEKAKF
- a CDS encoding GNAT family N-acetyltransferase, whose product is MKERDPKYNISHKKMPNYSQHEKFVLSKPYDKWYIILKSSKEIGSIYLTKENEIGIFIKKNMQKKGIGFNVLKTLMEKNPRKRYLANINPMNKKSIRFFKNNGFKLIQYTFELEIK